The following coding sequences lie in one Haematobia irritans isolate KBUSLIRL chromosome 3, ASM5000362v1, whole genome shotgun sequence genomic window:
- the xmas gene encoding RRM_XMAS2 and SAC3_GANP domain-containing protein xmas, giving the protein MSEDGEYETNDDNTNYKAISCEKIPELFLDKLVAKKHFSKFGKISRFILKPNRLSCTVEYETEEDAERAYMEAGEFNGLEFDVNYAAKQVAQVQSTEEWVDPDVQSELEAMSPGHHRAFGSAANSGTQMKSVFGAAPQVTTKSLAFARLATKQTPQTISAPKPILRQPTPRNNSPIPDTPKIDASVRSELEAILRRPALSDEDKYRVLDARDKLIRLTTIRQTDIKKAVATKGTCPDMCPEKERLMREFQRQVSTFEMASDGDNTQSTISHRKAIKEYSRSSADQEVPLSHELRSESVLQMTMLYLMHRIMDLCEDPQTSLADWFHFVWDRTRSIRKDITQQELCSVGGVQLVEQCARFHIHCAARLVAEDPSVFDKKINAENLTKCLQTLKYLYHDLRIKGIQCPCEAEFRSYIILLNLGDSNFLWELKQLPVNIQKAGQIKRAIAFYNALQNNNYVRFFSMIRSEETSYMEACILLGYFNKLRLRAMEVIIKSHNWRKNDVFLPLSYLTHVLGFDDESSAVNFLSYHGLQCDELEDRVLLERMSMPDMEYAMDRALKLVESKRQVSVGECVCGQVLPSPSTFEQHQPHSSFDANGLLKAEAWSANDQLRGDEAYQSSFAKPQTIEPVVNPIQTSFLKPPESNIFKMPQASPPVSPKQQQRKMQQQPESAKSIFGSVSNNKEEIRSSSPGGFKFGGNIFGGSTNSSNTSASSNFKPAQESIASSIFKLPSGPPEQKNNSSTSIFKANTENALPVSGNIFGGFMSTENKTVNSASIFGNAAKETANIFQQANKPSNSTSVSDPFKNDNVFQHFQAKPDGPIFGGFASNASSNSLFAKPINTFSQTPTVQEMEERKMQLEREHELKQKQLEEEKRKLKELEEKRMREKQQQEEQRKREIEMKRKEAIREMCLQKASQELEAILASTLQQELQSIAHEEFNKFQLVQQASRLQTDLLLQEVIEDIVEDIAHVEYALMCHDQLLLNRYFNRWLMHLRKKREQRKLMESTPLWVTTDSRAQFAHALDHPCKETNLELIKRYRMGQPCNFKQLMQMSSQADDKPPLCLFTLISRHLLAKENLTPAGLLQQRQYFKLLISIPADEEELPGFETYCNKWLFKHINKAQLETGPFVHGLLHQLALCVRKLSGIHCHNEQGDVMKNEGDHSDGIVCFISGEEFASQARKRLYNILYNSKNYKKLPVAIIAYNCLIAEHEIIDLLDLESLEDEGLLCKFKIFGNGVSRKDFNFRKVIRDAINYITIESYNENNQDIQALAMENILSFLDSTLGEEIFLKLQDSAMKNPVFQKICQQPQHVEGIYDKALKQLLQITQEDFSEMPEFPEELKEFVPQHPRDINIPLGLEFFPSDWKNNQERKMLKSFLQKLHLPSLKRIPSPPSSNVEDLEMWILNYASLCLPHDDMGATKAAHYSISNLIEQLKQPALDTMAANEKLKHLNYLPILKPIIFAHINRILQEFSDVLKNVPAIYFKNNLQKYLTQPWWLNYQPLDLVNMDYSQMEDKNKNNSPPSIANDDYKENNNLSEQLDNIIAQAEATSLRVEKNLLAIKEKNSKRLPAPNAECLQLKRTLDESLYKFELSKRIGQYDNSYITELTQDIDNTINEVLTSKQSLSSPDGGGPSKRKRISMKSPLAEQKTSTYSDIDKVIERARKLIEKVENMDDGRNKRGKSQIFQ; this is encoded by the exons ATGTCAGAAGATGGAGAATATGAAACAAACGATGACAACACAAACTACAAGGCAATCAG CTGTGAGAAGATACCGGAACTCTTTCTCGACAAATTGGTGGCCAAGAAACATTTcagtaaatttggtaaaataagCAGATTTATTCTAAAACCCAATCGTCTGAGTTGCACAGTGGAATATGAAACAGAAGAGGACGCAGAACGGGCTTATATGGAAGCCGGTGAATTCAATGGCCTTGAATTTGATGTTAATTACGCTGCTAAACAAGTGGCACAGGTGCAAAGTACTGAAGAATGGGTAGATCCTGATGTACAATCTGAATTAGAGGCCATGTCACCGGGCCATCATAGGGCTTTCGGTAGTGCTGCAAATAGTGGTACACAAATGAAAAGTGTGTTTGGGGCGGCTCCACAAGTCACAACAAAGTCTTTAGCTTTCGCACGGTTAGCCACTAAGCAAACACCGCAAACTATATCCGCTCCAAAGCCGATTTTGAGACAACCAACTCCCAGAAATAATTCTCCAATACCAGATACCCCAAAAATTGATGCTTCTGTACGTAGTGAATTGGAGGCAATTCTGCGAAGACCTGCCCTGAGTGATGAAGACAAATACAGAGTGTTGGATGCTCGTGACAAGTTAATACGTTTAACGACAATTCGCCAGACAGACATAAAGAAAGCTGTAGCAACGAAAGGGACTTGCCCTGATATGTGTCCAGAAAAGGAGCGCTTAATGAGAGAGTTTCAGAGACAG GTATCCACGTTTGAAATGGCTTCGGATGGTGATAACACACAATCAaccatttcccatagaaaagccATAAAGGAATATTCTCGCAGCAGTGCTGATCAAGAGGTTCCCCTATCTCATGAATTGCGTTCCGAATCGGTGTTACAGATGACCATGTTATATCTAATGCATCGCATAATGGATCTCTGTGAAGATCCTCAGACCTCTTTAGCCGATTGGTTTCACTTTGTATGGGATCGTACACGTTCCATACGTAAAGATATTACACAACAAGAACTTTGCTCTGTGGGTGGTGTACAATTGGTGGAACAATGTGCTCGCTTTCATATACATTGTGCCGCCCGTCTAGTAGCTGAAGATCCCTCAGTATTTGATAAGAAAATCAATGCCGagaatttaacaaaatgtttgcaaaccTTAAAATATTTGTACCATGATCTGCGCATCAAGGGCATTCAATGTCCTTGTGAAGCTGAATTTCGCAGTTATAttattcttttaaatttgggtgatTCCAACTTCTTATGGGAGCTAAAACAATTACCCGTAAATATTCAAAAAGCTGGACAAATCAAAAGAGCCATTGCCTTTTACAATGCCTTGCAGAATAATAATTATGTGAGATTTTTCTCTATGATACGATCTGAGGAAACTTCGTATATGGAAGCATGTATTCTCTTgggatattttaacaaattgcgTTTGCGGGCAATGGAAGTCATTATAAAATCACATAATTGGAGGAAAAATGATGTGTTCCTGCCTTTGTCATATTTGACGCACGTATTGGGATTTGATGATGAATCGTCCGCAGTGAATTTCTTAAGCTACCACGGTCTGCAATGTGATGAATTGGAAGATCGTGTACTATTGGAACGGATGAGTATGCCTGACATGGAATATGCAATGGATAGGGCATTGAAG cttgtAGAATCGAAACGTCAAGTTTCTGTGGGAGAATGTGTATGTGGTCAAGTCTTACCTTCGCCTTCGACCTTTGAACAACATCAACCCCATAGTAGTTTCGATGCTAATGGTCTATTGAAAGCTGAAGCCTGGTCAGCTAATGATCAACTACGAGGAGATGAAGCATATCAATCTTCGTTTGCAAAACCACAAACCATCGAACCTGTGGTCAATCCCATACAAACCTCGTTTCTTAAACCTCCCGAAAGCAATATATTCAAAATGCCACAAGCGTCACCACCAGTTTCCCCTAAGCAACAGCAAAGAAAAATGCAACAACAACCAGAGTCTGCAAAATCCATTTTTGGTTCTGTTTCTAACAACAAAGAAGAAATTCGAAGTTCTTCGCCAGGTGGTTTcaaatttggcggaaatatattTGGTGGGTCAACAAACAGTTCAAATACATCAGCTTCATCAAACTTTAAACCTGCCCAAGAATCTATAGCATCTTCGATTTTTAAATTGCCATCAGGACCGCcggaacaaaaaaataattcgtcCACTTCAATTTTTAAAGCCAATACAGAAAATGCATTGCCCGTAAGCGGCAATATTTTTGGAGGTTTCATGTCAACAGAAAACAAAACAGTCAATAGTGCAAGTATTTTCGGTAATGCAGCCAAAGAAActgcaaatatttttcaacaggcGAATAAACCAAGCAATAGTACTAGTGTGTCGGATCCTTTTAAGAACGACAATGTGTTTCAACATTTCCAGGCTAAACCAGATGGGCCCATTTTTGGCGGCTTCGCATCAAATGCCTCATCTAACTCTCTCTTTGCAAAACcaataaatacattttcccaAACACCAACAGTACAAGAAATGGAAGAGCGTAAAATGCAATTGGAAAGAGaacatgaactaaagcaaaaacaATTGGAAGAAGAAAAGAGAAAACTGAAGGAACTGGAGGAGAAGAGAATGCGGGAGAAGCAACAACAAGAAGAACAAAGAAAGAGGGAAATCgaaatgaaaagaaaagaaGCTATAAGGGAGATGTGTCTCCAGAAAGCAAGCCAGGAATTGGAAGCAATACTTGCAAGTACCTTGCAACAAGAATTGCAATCAATTGCTCAtgaagaattcaataaatttcaacTTGTTCAACAAGCGTCTAGACTTCAAACTGATCTTCTCTTACAGGAAGTCATCGAAGATATTGTTGAAGACATAGCTCACGTAGAATATGCTTTAATGTGTCATGACCAATTGTTGCTGAATCGGTATTTTAATCGTTGGCTCATGCATTTGCGCAAGAAACGTGAACAACGCAAACTCATGGAAAGTACTCCGTTGTGGGTAACCACCGATAGTAGGGCCCAATTTGCCCATGCTTTGGATCATCCCTGCAAGGAAACGAATTTAGAATTGATTAAACGCTATCGTATGGGTCAACCATGTAATTTCAAACAGCTTATGCAAATGTCATCCCAAGCTGATGACAAACCACCACTTTGTCTTTTCACTCTGATTAGTCGTCATCTATTGGCCAAGGAGAACCTTACACCCGCTGGCCTATTACAACAAAGGCAATATTTTAAATTGCTTATTAGCATACCCGCCGATGAGGAAGAACTTCCTGGTTTCGAGACATATTGCAACAAATGGCTATTTAAACATATAAACAAAGCCCAACTGGAAACAGGACCTTTTGTCCATGGCCTATTACATCAATTAGCTTTATGTGTACGAAAATTATCGGGAATACATTGTCACAATGAACAAGGGGATGTTATGAAGAATGAAGGGGATCATAGTGATGGTATAGTGTGTTTCATAAGCGGCGAAGAGTTTGCATCACAGGCAAGGAAacgtttatataatattttatataattccaAGAATTATAAAAAGCTTCCTGTAGCTATCATAGCATACAACTGCTTAATAGCTGAACATGAAATTATTGACCTATTAGACCTTGAATCTTTAGAGGATGAAGGTTTACTatgcaaatttaaaatattcggAAATGGAGTTAGCAGAAAAGACTTTAATTTCCGAAAAGTTATACGTGATGCCATTAATTACATAACTATAGAAAGTTACAATGAAAATAATCAAGACATCCAGGCTTtggctatggaaaatattttatctttCCTCGATTCCACATTGGGAGAGGAAATTTTCCTCAAACTACAAGATTCGGCAATGAAAAATccagtttttcaaaaaatatgccAACAACCACAACATGTAGAGGGTATCTATGACAAAGCCCTAAAACAATTATTACAAATAACACAAGAGGATTTTTCAgaaatgccagaatttccagaAGAACTAAAGGAATTTGTACCACAACATCCTAGGGATATAAACATACCACTGGGTTTGGAATTTTTCCCCAGCGATTGGAAAAACAATCAGgaaagaaaaatgttaaaatcaTTCCTGCAAAAACTACATTTACCCAGTCTAAAACGAATACCTTCTCCCCCCTCTTCCAATGTAGAAGACTTGGAAATGTGGATTTTGAATTATGCCTCATTATGTTTACCACATGATGATATGGGAGCTACAAAAGCGGCCCATTACTCCATCAGCAATTTAATTGAGCAATTGAAACAACCTGCCTTAGATACCATGGCAGCAAATGAAAAGTTAAAACATCTTAATTACCTACCCATATTAAAGCCCAtcatttttgcccatatcaataGGATACTGCAAGAATTTTCCGATGTTCTAAAAAATGTACCcgcaatatattttaaaaataatttacaaaaatatttgacacaGCCTTGGTGGCTTAATTATCAGCCTTTGGATTTAGTAAATATGGACTATAGTCAAATGGAAGACAAGAATAAAAACAATAGTCCACCTTCTATTGCCAATGATGACTATAAAGAGAATAATAATCTAAGTGAACAACTAGACAATATTATAGCTCAAGCTGAGGCCACCTCTCTTAGGGTGGAGAAAAATCTACTTGCCATAAAAGAGAAAAATTCCAAAAGATTACCCGCGCCCAATGCCGAATGTCTTCAACTCAAACGTACTCTAGACGAGTCATTGTATAAATTTGAATTATCCAAACGAATTGGTCAATATGATAATAGTTACATCACTGAATTGACACAAGATATTGATAATACAATTAATGAAGTTCTTACCAGCAAACAATCATTATCATCCCCTGACGGCGGAGGTCCTAGCAAGCGTAAACGTATAAGTATGAAATCACCTTTGGCAGAACAAAAAACTTCAACATATTCGGATATTGACAAGGTCATCGAACGAGCCAGGAAATTGATAGAAAAAGTAGAAAACATGGACGATGGTAGAAATAAAAGAGGCAAGAGCCAGATATTTCAATGA